In a genomic window of Helianthus annuus cultivar XRQ/B chromosome 10, HanXRQr2.0-SUNRISE, whole genome shotgun sequence:
- the LOC110886019 gene encoding uncharacterized protein LOC110886019 isoform X1 has protein sequence MVVIQVQLQPHPSKFNGYSKHPFVYNIQKPKKLYLQPKAMSSRTQRIMESISVGGEVGGAGGAYSYEALKRLDNLWSSICSAQTEIAVVQEPRQVVTNTPGLFSQSDMANKEVDKFDVLVCGGTLGIFVATALSLKGLRVGVVERNLLKGREQEWNISRKELLELVEVGVLTEDDIEQATTSVFNPNRCGFESKGEIWVSNILNLGVSPAKLIDIVRERFTSLGGVIFEGCSVSSINVYQDIAVLQLMEGKILSACLIIDAMGNFSPVLKQIRGNRKPDGVCLVVGSCCRGFKENFKSDVIFSSAEVKPVGNSEAQYFWEAFPAGSGPLDRTTYMFTYVDPQPNSPKLEELLEDYWDLMPKYQEVSLDDLEILRVIYGIFPTFRDSPLPAAFNRILQFGDASGIQSPVSFGGFGSLTRHLGRISNGIHEAISGNLLDADNLSLLNPYMPNLSASWLFQRAMSARKQAGVPPDFINDLLYANFQSMQRLGDPVLRPFLQDVIQFGPLVKTLGLVMLTKPQILPSIFKQVGFPVLIDWLGHFSLLGSYTFLSIYIDPLIRPLIDTFSTEEKYKWKRQLEAWKYGAGLDYKFNHEDITKR, from the exons ATGGTTGTGATTCAAGTTCAACTTCAGCCACACCCATCCAAATTCAATGGCTATTCTAAACACCCTTTTGTTTACAATATCCAAAAACCAAAGAAACTGTATTTGCAGCCCAAAGCAATGTCTTCACGCACTCAG AGGATAATGGAGAGCATTTCAGTAGGCGGGGAAGTCGGTGGTGCAGGCGGAGCGTACTCGTATGAAGCTTTGAAGAGATTGGATAATTTGTGGTCTAGCATTTGTTCTGCTCAAACAG AAATTGCAGTAGTTCAAGAACCTAGACAAGTTGTCACCAATACCCCTGGTTTGTTTAGCCAATCTGATATGGCAAACAAAGAAGTCGACAAATTCGATGTGTTGGTTTGCGGGGGTACTTTAGGGATCTTTGTTGCCACCGCGTTAAGTTTGAAAGGCCTGCGAGTAGGAGTCGTGGAAAGGAACTTACTAAAAGGG AGAGAACAAGAGTGGAATATATCGAGGAAAGAGCTCCTGGAACTTGTTGAAGTTGGTGTCTTAACGGAAGATGACATTGAGCAGGCCACAACTTCAGTGTTTAATCCG AACAGATGTGGGTTTGAGAGTAAAGGAGAGATATGGGTTTCAAACATTCTTAACCTTGGTGTTTC gCCTGCAAAACTTATAGATATTGTGAGGGAAAGATTCACTTCACTTGGTGGAGTAATCTTTGAAGGTTGCAGTGTGTCTAGCATAAATGTTTATCAGGATATTGCG GTATTGCAACTAATGGAGGGGAAGATTCTGTCAGCTTGTCTCATAATCGATGCTATGGGCAACTTTTCACCTGTGCTAAAACAG ATTAGAGGAAACAGAAAGCCTGATGGAGTATGCCTAGTGGTCGGTTCTTGTTGTCGTGGTTTCAAGGAAAATTTTAAAAGCGATGTGATATTTAGTAGTGCTGAGGTGAAGCCGGTTGGAAACTCAGAAGCGCAATACTTTTGGGAG GCATTCCCTGCTGGTTCTGGACCGTTGGATCGGACTACTTATATGTTTACTTACGTTGATCCACAACCTAATAGCCCAAAATTGGAAGAGTTGCTAGAAGATTACTGGGATCTGATGCCTAAGTATCAG GAAGTATCTTTGGATGATTTAGAGATTTTGAGAGTTATTTATGGCATTTTCCCTACCTTTCGTGACAG TCCATTGCCAGCGGCTTTCAATCGCATTCTACAG TTTGGTGATGCTAGTGGCATACAGTCTCCGGTTTCCTTTGGTGGCTTCGGTAGTTTGACCAGGCATCTTGGACGAATATCAAATG GAATACATGAAGCAATCAGTGGAAATCTCCTGGACGCTGATAATCTGTCATTGTTAAATCCATACATG CCAAATTTAAGTGCTTCTTGGTTATTCCAAAGAGCCATGTCTGCAAGAAAACAGGCTGGCGTCCCACCAGATTTCATCAACGACCTTCTCTACGCCAATTTCCAGAGCATGCAG AGGCTAGGGGATCCAGTGCTAAGACCATTTCTTCAG GACGTCATACAATTTGGTCCTCTTGTGAAGACACTAGGCCTAGTTATGTTAACAAAACCTCAAATTCTTCCTTCTATATTTAAGCAG GTTGGGTTCCCAGTGTTGATTGACTGGCTAGGACATTTTTCACTGTTGGGTTCTTATACATTTCTTTCCATATATATTGACCCATTAATAAG GCCTCTGATTGATACTTTTTCGACCGAGGAGAAGTACAAATGGAAAAGGCAACTTGAGGCGTGGAAATATGGAGCTGGTTTAGACTACA
- the LOC110886019 gene encoding uncharacterized protein LOC110886019 isoform X2, producing MVVIQVQLQPHPSKFNGYSKHPFVYNIQKPKKLYLQPKAMSSRTQRIMESISVGGEVGGAGGAYSYEALKRLDNLWSSICSAQTVVQEPRQVVTNTPGLFSQSDMANKEVDKFDVLVCGGTLGIFVATALSLKGLRVGVVERNLLKGREQEWNISRKELLELVEVGVLTEDDIEQATTSVFNPNRCGFESKGEIWVSNILNLGVSPAKLIDIVRERFTSLGGVIFEGCSVSSINVYQDIAVLQLMEGKILSACLIIDAMGNFSPVLKQIRGNRKPDGVCLVVGSCCRGFKENFKSDVIFSSAEVKPVGNSEAQYFWEAFPAGSGPLDRTTYMFTYVDPQPNSPKLEELLEDYWDLMPKYQEVSLDDLEILRVIYGIFPTFRDSPLPAAFNRILQFGDASGIQSPVSFGGFGSLTRHLGRISNGIHEAISGNLLDADNLSLLNPYMPNLSASWLFQRAMSARKQAGVPPDFINDLLYANFQSMQRLGDPVLRPFLQDVIQFGPLVKTLGLVMLTKPQILPSIFKQVGFPVLIDWLGHFSLLGSYTFLSIYIDPLIRPLIDTFSTEEKYKWKRQLEAWKYGAGLDYKFNHEDITKR from the exons ATGGTTGTGATTCAAGTTCAACTTCAGCCACACCCATCCAAATTCAATGGCTATTCTAAACACCCTTTTGTTTACAATATCCAAAAACCAAAGAAACTGTATTTGCAGCCCAAAGCAATGTCTTCACGCACTCAG AGGATAATGGAGAGCATTTCAGTAGGCGGGGAAGTCGGTGGTGCAGGCGGAGCGTACTCGTATGAAGCTTTGAAGAGATTGGATAATTTGTGGTCTAGCATTTGTTCTGCTCAAACAG TAGTTCAAGAACCTAGACAAGTTGTCACCAATACCCCTGGTTTGTTTAGCCAATCTGATATGGCAAACAAAGAAGTCGACAAATTCGATGTGTTGGTTTGCGGGGGTACTTTAGGGATCTTTGTTGCCACCGCGTTAAGTTTGAAAGGCCTGCGAGTAGGAGTCGTGGAAAGGAACTTACTAAAAGGG AGAGAACAAGAGTGGAATATATCGAGGAAAGAGCTCCTGGAACTTGTTGAAGTTGGTGTCTTAACGGAAGATGACATTGAGCAGGCCACAACTTCAGTGTTTAATCCG AACAGATGTGGGTTTGAGAGTAAAGGAGAGATATGGGTTTCAAACATTCTTAACCTTGGTGTTTC gCCTGCAAAACTTATAGATATTGTGAGGGAAAGATTCACTTCACTTGGTGGAGTAATCTTTGAAGGTTGCAGTGTGTCTAGCATAAATGTTTATCAGGATATTGCG GTATTGCAACTAATGGAGGGGAAGATTCTGTCAGCTTGTCTCATAATCGATGCTATGGGCAACTTTTCACCTGTGCTAAAACAG ATTAGAGGAAACAGAAAGCCTGATGGAGTATGCCTAGTGGTCGGTTCTTGTTGTCGTGGTTTCAAGGAAAATTTTAAAAGCGATGTGATATTTAGTAGTGCTGAGGTGAAGCCGGTTGGAAACTCAGAAGCGCAATACTTTTGGGAG GCATTCCCTGCTGGTTCTGGACCGTTGGATCGGACTACTTATATGTTTACTTACGTTGATCCACAACCTAATAGCCCAAAATTGGAAGAGTTGCTAGAAGATTACTGGGATCTGATGCCTAAGTATCAG GAAGTATCTTTGGATGATTTAGAGATTTTGAGAGTTATTTATGGCATTTTCCCTACCTTTCGTGACAG TCCATTGCCAGCGGCTTTCAATCGCATTCTACAG TTTGGTGATGCTAGTGGCATACAGTCTCCGGTTTCCTTTGGTGGCTTCGGTAGTTTGACCAGGCATCTTGGACGAATATCAAATG GAATACATGAAGCAATCAGTGGAAATCTCCTGGACGCTGATAATCTGTCATTGTTAAATCCATACATG CCAAATTTAAGTGCTTCTTGGTTATTCCAAAGAGCCATGTCTGCAAGAAAACAGGCTGGCGTCCCACCAGATTTCATCAACGACCTTCTCTACGCCAATTTCCAGAGCATGCAG AGGCTAGGGGATCCAGTGCTAAGACCATTTCTTCAG GACGTCATACAATTTGGTCCTCTTGTGAAGACACTAGGCCTAGTTATGTTAACAAAACCTCAAATTCTTCCTTCTATATTTAAGCAG GTTGGGTTCCCAGTGTTGATTGACTGGCTAGGACATTTTTCACTGTTGGGTTCTTATACATTTCTTTCCATATATATTGACCCATTAATAAG GCCTCTGATTGATACTTTTTCGACCGAGGAGAAGTACAAATGGAAAAGGCAACTTGAGGCGTGGAAATATGGAGCTGGTTTAGACTACA